A region of the Pseudomonas anguilliseptica genome:
TGTAGCTCTTTTTCGATTTTTACCAGCTCTTTTTCAAACGCTTGGTCGAGAAGGTTAGCCTTCTTGCGCCACGGCTTGCGCTCGGGGTCCGGTTGAGCGGCGTAGGTGATCACTTCCCCGCCGTATACATCCTTGTAACGCTGCGCCTGGCGCTCGAGTTCGGCGCGCAGTTCGTCTTTCGTCACGTAGTTACCCATGGTCTTGAACAGAATATTGGCTGGATGCCAGGCATATGGCCTGGGCACCTGAGACGGCCAAACAGTTTTAGCTCACGCATTTAGTAAGCGTAGCGAATAGTTTCAATGACTATTGCCGCGCTGGTTTACCCTTTAATTGTGGATGATCTGAACGAATTGTCAGATTTGTTAAAGGGTTGGCGGTTGCAGGAGCTGAGTGCAACACGGTTATTGAATTGACGCTGGCGCATCATGCCGCATAGCCATGGCTTCTTGCATTACTTCGCTCATGACTTCGATCGGGCACTTGAAGTCGAAGCGCTTACGCGGCCGCATATTCAGTTGCAGTGCAATGGCATCCAACTGTTCTTGGCTGTGTCCCGACAAGTCTGTGCCCTTGGGCAGGTACTGGCGAATGAGGCCGTTGATGTTTTCGTTGCTGCCGCGCTGCCAGGGGCTGTGTGGGTCGCAGAAGTAGATCGCTATGCCGGTTCTCTGGGTGATCTCGGCGTGCCGCGCCATCTCCCGGCCCTGGTCGTAGGTCATGCTCTTACGCATCGCCAGCGGCATACGATTGAGTGCGGCGCTGAAACCTTCCATCGCCGAGGTCGCCGTCGCATCGTTCATCTTGATCAGCATCAGGTAGCCACTGGTGCGTTCTACCAAGGTGCCGACCGACGAGGCGTTGGCCTTGCCCTTGATAAGGTCGCCTTCCCAGTGGCCCGGCATCAGGCGGTCTTCAATCTCCGGCGGGCGCACGTGAATACTGACCAGCTCCGGGAGCTGGCCACGTCGATCCACGCCGCCAGAGCGCGGCCTGCGCGTCGTCTTGCTTTGGCGCAGGCAGATAATCAGCTCCTTACGCAGCTCGCCGACCGGCAAGGCATAGATCGCGGTATAGATCGTCTCGCGACAGACGTAGGCATCTCTGAGGCTGGGTATGTTCATGCTGCGCAGCTTGCCGGCAATCTGCTCGGGAGACAAACGCTCACGCAGCATATGGGTCACCAACTCGAAGCGTTCACTACCGGGCAGCAGCTTTCGCTTGGGCCGGCAGACTTGGCGCCGGGCTCTCATCTGCTGCTGCGCCGCACGGGCCGAGTAACGACCGCAGACCTCTCGATTACGGCGCAACTCGCGACTGATAGTCGAGGGGGATCGGTTGATCAGGTGGGCAATCTTGCGCAGGCTAAAGCCTTGGGCATGACCGATTTGAATAGTGGCGCGCTCTTCAACGCTGAGTTCGGAATAAGACATAGGGGCAGCACCGTATCGGAAAGATCAGGTGTTGCACTCAGTTTTTGCCGCCGCCGTTAATTAGGCTGCGCTCGGCAATTATGGCGAAGCCAAGTTAAATGTCCAGCCTGCTTAGTTGGCAGGTTGTAGACCGTAACGTTGCACAATGGTTGCAAGCTGGCCGTTATTGCGCAACGTTCTCAGCCCGCGATTGAATGCCTGAAACTGCGCAGGCGTGACTTTCTTGCGGGAAAAACCAATGCCGTATGAAATTGACGTCAAATGTCCGGCGTTACGCAGCGCGTAGAGATATTCATGCTCAATCAAGTGGCGGGCAACATCGCGATTAAGTACAACGACGCCTCGCTCACCAAAGCGCCCAGCAGTGAGTATCAACAGCAGGCGATGGTTGTTGGTCACCAGTTTAACTTCGACATCCGGTGTGTTCTTCAGGCTTTCCTGCAATACGAATGAGGTGCCTGACGGGCCGTACACGCGGACCTGGCGGCCTTGCAAATCGCCTGGCTGACTGTAGTGGAAGTTGCTTGAGCGCAGGGTGTAGAAGTCGTAGCCGGAGGTCACCAGCATAGGAGTAATACGGAATGCCTGGCGCCGTGCGGGAGATTGAATCACGGTGAAAATGCCATCCACTTCACCATCTTCGGCCTGCTGTAGGGCACGGCGCCAAGGCAGTACTTCAATATGGCATTGCCACTGCAAGGTGCGGCAGGTGGCTTCGACTATATCAGGCAGTGCGCCGCTGGCAGTTGCACCGCGCGAGTAACTGAAGGGTGGGAACTCCTCGGTTACAAAATGCAGGTTCTCAGCCGCCGAATTACGGGAAGCAATCAAGGCGATCAGTGTGAGCAGGGCATGGCGTAACAACACGACTTAATCCTTTAGTTGCGATGAACGCTTGCAGACGCTGTATTGCCTGGGTGTGGCTAATTGCAATGGTTGGATTATTAACCTTGTGTGAGTGCGTATGCCTAGCACTTGTTGACGCTTGCTGGGGCGGGACTGGTTTTGTTCAGCGTATTTTCACTGCCAATGTTGGGCCTGCTTGCTTGGTAATACCTTGCAAACTCTGAGCAATTGAGTAAACCCGCATGCCTCCCTACATTTGCGCCCGCACTGGTAGGTCCCTTTGCGCAGTTGATTAGATCGGTTGATCAATCAAGGTGGTGGCTACTGGGGCACGCCCGCAAATCAGGCCGTTAATGGCTGCTATGGAGAACGTTATGCGTAAGTCGATGCAAATGGGTGGGCTGGGGCTGTTGCTGATCGGCCTGGTTGGTTGCGAAGTGGCTGAACAATCGGCGCAGGAACTCGTTGAAAAGGCCGTTGTGGATGTCGCGCGCGAGGCGGTTGATGAAACCGTGAAAGAGCTCAACAAGCAGGTGGACGAGGTGCAGCAATCAACCAATGAGTGGCTGGGCAAGCCCGTTGAAGAGGCTGAGTCACAGCAATCCGAGCAGCCGCAGACTAAGCCGGATGACCAGGCTGCGAGCAAGTCCATCGAAACCTGAGTCGAGGTTTCAGGGCATCTCCTGCAGTGCTGTGCAACTGGCACTGTAATTCTGCTGGCAGGCGCTGGTGAACAGGCGTCGGGCCTGATTGGCGTCCAGCGGTACGCCTTGTTCGCCCCGTAGGTAGAGGCTGCCGAGGATGTGCTGGGCCATCGGGTTGCCGCCAGCGGCGGACTGGTTGAGGTACTTGAGCATCTGTTGTGGGTTGTTGAAGTCCGGGTTGTCGCGGCCGGTGTACAGGTAGGCCAGGCTGACGGCGGCCATGGCGTGGCCCTTGTCGGCGGCGAGCTTCCACCAGTATTCGGCCTGCTTGAGGTCCTTGTTCGGATTGCCGACGAAGTACAGGCTGCCGAGCTGGAACTGGCTGTCGAGATCGCCACGGTTGGCCTGGCTGCGCAGGTTGGCCTCGGCGGCGCTGTTTCCGCGGGGGGCATCTGCTTGCTGGGTGGGCTGTTCGGTCTGGTTTTGTTCCGCTTGGTTGGCGCAGCCGCCCAGCAGCAGGCCTGCGCAGAGCAGCAACAACAGTGGGCGGTGGTGTAGTGGGGCAATGTTCATGCGCGTTTCTGCTCCCTTGAGTTGGTGTTGAGCGTTACGTCGAGCCTGTAGCGAGTAAACAGCAGATTGCAGCCTCGCATGCAAGTTGCGTGGAGGTCGAGCTGTTGGCTGCATTGATCGTCCCGTGCAGGTTGCAGAATCCATATCAGTTTGTCGCCTGCAGCGTTTCGCCCGCGCGCCAGAGCTGCGATTCTTGGCCATCTACGCGCTTCCCCGCGAACCCAGGCCTTCGAGGTATCCATGCAGATCAGCTCCAACTTCGACAGCGGCAATATCGAGGTCATCGACGCCAGCAACCCACAGCAGGTGCAGCTGGCGATTCGTCCGGACCTCAACAGTGGGCATTTCCAGTGGCTCCACTTCAAAGTCGAGGGCTTGCAGCCTGGGCAGCGTTACGGCTTCAGCCTGGGCAATGCCGGGCAGTCGTCGTACAAGAATGCCTGGAGCGGTTACCACGCCGTGGCTTCTTACGATCAGCGCGACTGGTTTCGGGTGCCCAGCCGCTTTGAAGAGGGCGCGCTGAAGTTCGACATCGAGCCGCAGCACGGGCAGATCTGGTTCGCCTATTTCGAGCCCTACAGCCGCGAGCGCCATAGCCAGTTGATCGAGGATGCGCAGCGTTTGGCGGGCGCCGAGCTGTTTGCCACAGGCAAGAGCATTGAAGGCCGGCCCATCGAGTTGCTGCACATCAGCCGCAATCCACAGGCACAGCGCAAGATCTGGCTGATCGCCCAGCAGCATCCCGGTGAGCATATGGCCGAGTGGTTTATGCAGGGGCTGCTTGAGCGTTTGCAGCGACGTGATGATGCCGAGCTGAATACGCTGTTGGAGCAGGCCGATCTGTACCTGGTGCCGAACATGAATCCGGATGGCGCGTTCCGTGGTCATCTGCGTACCAACGTCGCTGGGCGCGACCTTAACCGTGCCTGGCAGTCAGCCAGTGAGGCGGACAGCCCTGAGGTGTATTTCGTCCAGCAGCAGATGCGCGCGGTGGGCGTCGATCTGTTTCTGGATATCCACGGTGATGAGGAAATTCCTCACGTGTTTGTCGCCGGCTGTGAAGGCAACCCCGGCTATAGCCCGCGCCTGCAACGTCTGGAAAATCAGTTCAAGCAGTTGCTGATCGATAACGGTGCCGAATTCCAGACCACCTTCGGCTACACGCCCGATCAGTTCGGCCAGGCCAACACCAGCCTGGCCTGCAACGCAGTGGGCATGGAGTTTGATTGCCTGGCCTTTACCATCGAAATGCCATTCAAGGATCACGATGACCGTCCCAACCCTCAGACCGGCTGGAGTAGTGCGCGTTCGATGCAGTTGGGCAAGGATGTACTGAGTGTGGCAGCCGCCATGGTCGGGCAGCTGCGCGAATAACAGGGCGCTGGCGGGCAGGGGCTGCCCGCCAGGATTGTCGCTAAGGTCGCTTTAGCCGCGGTAGTAGCGCTGCGGCACAAACGGGGTCTTGGCCACTTTCATCGCCACGCGTTTGCCGCGCACCATGGCCCATACCTCGGTATCCAGGGCGATATGGCTGTTCTGCACATAGCCCATGGCTACCGGCGCAGCCAGGGTTGGGCCGAAGCCGCCGCTGCAGACGGTGCCGATCACATTGCCATCGGCATCGACGATTTCTGCGCCTTCACGCACCGGTACACGCTCCTGCGGCAGCAGGCCGACGCGCTTGCTGGCAACGCCTTGTTGTTGCTGGGCGAAGATTCGTTCTGCACCGGGGAAGCCGCCAGCACGGGCGCCATCGGCGCGGCGTGGCTTGGACATGGCCCACAGCAGGCTGGCTTCGATCGGTGTGGTGCTGGTGCTCATGTCGTGGCCATACAGGCACAGGCCGGCTTCCAGACGCAGCGAGTCGCGGGCGCCGAGGCCAATGGCGGCTACTTCCGGTTCTGCCAGCAGGCTGCGCGCCAGGGTTTCGGTGTGCTCACACGGTACCGAGATTTCGAAGCCATCTTCGCCGGTGTAGCCGGAGCGGCTGACGTAGCAGTCGACGCCGAGCAGACGCACTGGGGCGAATTGCATAAAGGTCA
Encoded here:
- a CDS encoding IS30 family transposase; the protein is MSYSELSVEERATIQIGHAQGFSLRKIAHLINRSPSTISRELRRNREVCGRYSARAAQQQMRARRQVCRPKRKLLPGSERFELVTHMLRERLSPEQIAGKLRSMNIPSLRDAYVCRETIYTAIYALPVGELRKELIICLRQSKTTRRPRSGGVDRRGQLPELVSIHVRPPEIEDRLMPGHWEGDLIKGKANASSVGTLVERTSGYLMLIKMNDATATSAMEGFSAALNRMPLAMRKSMTYDQGREMARHAEITQRTGIAIYFCDPHSPWQRGSNENINGLIRQYLPKGTDLSGHSQEQLDAIALQLNMRPRKRFDFKCPIEVMSEVMQEAMAMRHDAPASIQ
- a CDS encoding substrate-binding periplasmic protein yields the protein MLLRHALLTLIALIASRNSAAENLHFVTEEFPPFSYSRGATASGALPDIVEATCRTLQWQCHIEVLPWRRALQQAEDGEVDGIFTVIQSPARRQAFRITPMLVTSGYDFYTLRSSNFHYSQPGDLQGRQVRVYGPSGTSFVLQESLKNTPDVEVKLVTNNHRLLLILTAGRFGERGVVVLNRDVARHLIEHEYLYALRNAGHLTSISYGIGFSRKKVTPAQFQAFNRGLRTLRNNGQLATIVQRYGLQPAN
- the gcvT gene encoding glycine cleavage system aminomethyltransferase GcvT, with translation MTTETLAKTPLHALHLELGARMVPFAGYDMPVQYPLGVMKEHLHTREAAGLFDVSHMGQIVLRGANSAKALETLVPVDIIDLPVGMQRYAMFTDDNGGILDDLMVANLGNDTLFLVVNAACKDQDLAHLQKHIGSQCEIESLFEARALLALQGPQAVDVLARLAPEVAKMTFMQFAPVRLLGVDCYVSRSGYTGEDGFEISVPCEHTETLARSLLAEPEVAAIGLGARDSLRLEAGLCLYGHDMSTSTTPIEASLLWAMSKPRRADGARAGGFPGAERIFAQQQQGVASKRVGLLPQERVPVREGAEIVDADGNVIGTVCSGGFGPTLAAPVAMGYVQNSHIALDTEVWAMVRGKRVAMKVAKTPFVPQRYYRG
- a CDS encoding tetratricopeptide repeat protein, encoding MNIAPLHHRPLLLLLCAGLLLGGCANQAEQNQTEQPTQQADAPRGNSAAEANLRSQANRGDLDSQFQLGSLYFVGNPNKDLKQAEYWWKLAADKGHAMAAVSLAYLYTGRDNPDFNNPQQMLKYLNQSAAGGNPMAQHILGSLYLRGEQGVPLDANQARRLFTSACQQNYSASCTALQEMP
- a CDS encoding M14 family metallopeptidase, whose product is MQISSNFDSGNIEVIDASNPQQVQLAIRPDLNSGHFQWLHFKVEGLQPGQRYGFSLGNAGQSSYKNAWSGYHAVASYDQRDWFRVPSRFEEGALKFDIEPQHGQIWFAYFEPYSRERHSQLIEDAQRLAGAELFATGKSIEGRPIELLHISRNPQAQRKIWLIAQQHPGEHMAEWFMQGLLERLQRRDDAELNTLLEQADLYLVPNMNPDGAFRGHLRTNVAGRDLNRAWQSASEADSPEVYFVQQQMRAVGVDLFLDIHGDEEIPHVFVAGCEGNPGYSPRLQRLENQFKQLLIDNGAEFQTTFGYTPDQFGQANTSLACNAVGMEFDCLAFTIEMPFKDHDDRPNPQTGWSSARSMQLGKDVLSVAAAMVGQLRE